Proteins co-encoded in one Acidovorax sp. 69 genomic window:
- the metF gene encoding methylenetetrahydrofolate reductase [NAD(P)H], with product MNAANAQGTGFPVSFEFFPPKTPEGADKLRVARQQLYALHPDFCSVTYGAGGSTQEGTFGTVREILAEGVGAASHFSCIGATRQSVREQLATLKAMGVKRLVALRGDLPSGYGAGGEFQYASDLVAFIRAETGRDFHIEVAAYPEVHPQAKSPESDLKAYVAKVQAGADSAITQYFYNSDAYFRFVEDAQRLGAGVPVVPGIMPIGSSTQLMRFSDACGAEIPRWIRLRLQAFGDDTASIKAFGLDVVTDLCDQLRSAGVPALHFYTMNQSTATLEICRRLGI from the coding sequence ATGAATGCCGCCAACGCACAGGGCACCGGATTTCCGGTGAGTTTTGAGTTTTTCCCGCCGAAGACGCCGGAAGGTGCCGACAAGCTGCGTGTGGCACGGCAACAGCTGTATGCGTTGCACCCTGATTTTTGCTCCGTGACATATGGTGCCGGTGGTTCCACGCAGGAGGGCACCTTTGGTACCGTGCGTGAAATCCTGGCAGAAGGCGTGGGGGCGGCCTCGCATTTTTCCTGCATCGGCGCCACGCGGCAGTCCGTGCGCGAGCAGTTGGCAACGCTCAAGGCCATGGGCGTCAAGCGCCTGGTGGCATTGCGCGGCGACCTTCCCAGTGGCTACGGAGCGGGCGGGGAGTTTCAGTACGCCAGCGACCTGGTGGCCTTTATCCGTGCAGAGACGGGACGCGACTTCCATATCGAGGTGGCGGCTTACCCGGAGGTGCACCCTCAAGCCAAGTCGCCCGAGTCCGACCTGAAAGCCTATGTGGCCAAGGTGCAGGCGGGTGCTGACTCGGCCATTACCCAGTATTTCTACAACAGCGACGCGTATTTCCGCTTTGTTGAAGATGCCCAGCGGCTCGGCGCCGGCGTGCCCGTGGTGCCGGGCATCATGCCCATCGGCAGTTCCACGCAGCTGATGCGTTTTTCGGATGCCTGTGGTGCCGAGATCCCCCGCTGGATTCGCCTGCGCCTGCAGGCGTTTGGTGACGACACGGCCAGCATCAAGGCGTTTGGCCTGGATGTGGTCACCGACTTGTGTGACCAGTTGCGCAGCGCGGGCGTACCAGCCCTGCATTTCTACACGATGAACCAAAGCACCGCGACGCTGGAGATCTGTCGCCGGCTGGGGATTTGA
- a CDS encoding SDR family oxidoreductase, with amino-acid sequence MDPQDKVIIVTGGASGIGRSIARRFAQEGAHAVVVADLHLEAAQAVADEIGGLALRCDVSREADIKALVATTRERYGRVDAYISNAGILGRPGGIELEDPLWEAMWNIHGMAHVWAARAVVPEMVARGEGFFLVTASAAGLLTIVESAPYAVTKHAAVAFAEWLRIAYGRRGVGVACLCPQSVQTAMVTGDGGSASHDGILPPEQVAGDVLQAMQDGRFLVLPHPEVAQYFRNKGQDYDRWLGGMQKMYARHAQEQARVG; translated from the coding sequence ATGGACCCCCAGGACAAGGTCATCATCGTCACCGGCGGCGCCAGCGGCATAGGCCGCAGCATCGCACGGCGCTTCGCACAGGAGGGCGCCCATGCCGTGGTCGTGGCCGACCTGCACCTGGAAGCCGCCCAGGCCGTGGCCGACGAGATCGGTGGCCTGGCTCTGCGCTGCGACGTTTCGCGCGAAGCCGACATCAAGGCCCTGGTGGCCACCACGCGCGAGCGCTACGGCCGCGTGGACGCCTATATCTCCAACGCCGGCATCTTGGGCCGCCCCGGTGGCATTGAGTTGGAAGACCCGCTGTGGGAGGCCATGTGGAACATCCACGGAATGGCCCATGTCTGGGCTGCGCGCGCCGTGGTGCCTGAGATGGTGGCGCGCGGCGAGGGCTTCTTCCTGGTCACGGCCTCGGCCGCCGGGCTGCTGACCATCGTGGAGTCGGCGCCCTATGCCGTCACCAAGCATGCCGCCGTGGCCTTTGCCGAGTGGCTGCGCATCGCCTATGGCCGCCGTGGCGTGGGCGTCGCCTGCCTGTGCCCCCAGTCGGTGCAGACCGCCATGGTCACGGGCGACGGTGGCTCGGCATCCCACGACGGCATCCTGCCACCCGAGCAGGTGGCGGGTGATGTGCTGCAGGCCATGCAGGACGGGCGCTTTCTGGTACTGCCCCATCCCGAGGTGGCGCAGTACTTCCGCAACAAGGGCCAGGACTACGACCGCTGGCTGGGCGGCATGCAGAAGATGTATGCCCGGCATGCGCAGGAGCAGGCGCGAGTCGGCTGA
- the rpsI gene encoding 30S ribosomal protein S9: MIGEWNNGTGRRKSSVARVFLKKGSGKITVNGKDIQSYFGRETSIMIAKQPLMLTNHAETFDVMINVHGGGESGQAGAARHGITRALIDYDATLKPVLSQAGFVTRDAREVERKKVGLRSARRAKQFSKR; this comes from the coding sequence ATGATTGGTGAATGGAACAATGGCACCGGCCGTCGCAAGTCCAGCGTCGCCCGCGTGTTTCTGAAAAAAGGCTCCGGCAAGATCACGGTGAACGGCAAGGACATCCAGTCCTACTTTGGCCGCGAAACCTCGATCATGATTGCCAAGCAGCCGCTGATGCTGACCAACCACGCTGAAACCTTCGACGTGATGATCAACGTGCACGGCGGTGGTGAATCCGGTCAAGCGGGTGCTGCCCGCCACGGTATCACCCGCGCTCTGATCGACTACGACGCGACGCTCAAGCCCGTACTGAGCCAAGCCGGCTTCGTGACGCGCGATGCCCGCGAAGTGGAACGTAAGAAGGTCGGTCTGCGCTCTGCACGCCGCGCCAAGCAGTTCTCCAAGCGTTAA
- a CDS encoding septal ring lytic transglycosylase RlpA family protein — MAVVWLLGGAPVSARSQGLLAEPEALVPHLLTVPGEAMLIDPAPPSAPPVADVTSLGLAADEVGLASWYGAQFHRRRTASGELFDMRALTAAHPTLPFGSRVCVRSQMTGRSVVVRINDRGPHVRNRVIDLSRGAAEALGMIGLGLKPVELFALDDDEKDCPGP; from the coding sequence GTGGCGGTGGTGTGGCTGCTGGGTGGCGCTCCGGTTTCGGCGCGCTCGCAAGGGTTGTTGGCAGAGCCTGAGGCGCTGGTGCCCCATTTGTTGACCGTCCCGGGGGAGGCGATGTTGATCGATCCAGCCCCCCCGTCAGCACCGCCTGTGGCGGATGTCACGTCGCTGGGCCTGGCCGCCGACGAGGTGGGGCTTGCGTCCTGGTATGGCGCGCAGTTCCACCGGCGGCGCACGGCCAGCGGGGAGTTGTTTGACATGAGGGCACTCACGGCGGCACATCCCACCCTGCCATTTGGTTCCCGGGTCTGTGTGCGCAGCCAGATGACGGGGCGGTCGGTGGTGGTGCGGATCAATGACCGGGGGCCGCACGTTCGTAACCGGGTGATCGACCTCAGTCGGGGGGCCGCTGAAGCCCTGGGAATGATTGGCCTGGGGCTCAAGCCGGTAGAGCTGTTTGCCCTGGATGACGACGAGAAGGACTGCCCCGGGCCCTGA
- a CDS encoding 23S rRNA (adenine(2030)-N(6))-methyltransferase RlmJ: MFSYRHAFHAGNHADVLKHTVLIAALQHLTEKDAALTVLDTHAGAGLYRLDGDYASTSGEAADGIARLFAPTAPPLTPALQAYVDMVGAFNQGKTLRVYPGSPFITQRLLRERDKLKLFELHPTDLRALAGNVAQLEAGRQVAVLHEDGFEGIKKFLPPPARRALVLCDPSYEIKSDYAKVLDMAADSLKRFATGTYAFWYPIIPRPEAHDLPRRLKTLATKAGKGWLHATLTVKNSKLTENAAGEVKRPGLPASGMFLINPPFTLKAALKDALPQMAELLAQDKHATHTLESGS; the protein is encoded by the coding sequence ATGTTCAGTTATCGCCACGCCTTCCACGCAGGCAATCACGCCGATGTGCTCAAGCACACGGTTTTGATTGCCGCATTGCAACACCTTACCGAGAAAGACGCGGCACTGACCGTGCTCGACACCCATGCAGGCGCTGGCCTGTACCGGCTGGACGGTGACTACGCCAGCACCAGCGGCGAGGCCGCAGACGGCATCGCCCGCTTGTTTGCGCCAACGGCGCCCCCCCTCACCCCGGCCCTGCAGGCCTATGTGGACATGGTGGGCGCCTTTAACCAGGGCAAGACCCTGCGGGTCTATCCCGGTTCGCCCTTCATCACGCAGCGCCTCTTGCGCGAGCGCGACAAGCTCAAGTTGTTTGAACTGCACCCCACCGACCTGCGGGCACTGGCGGGCAACGTCGCCCAGCTAGAGGCTGGCCGCCAAGTGGCCGTTCTGCACGAAGACGGGTTTGAGGGGATCAAGAAATTTCTACCCCCACCCGCCCGCCGCGCATTGGTACTGTGCGATCCTAGCTATGAAATCAAGAGCGACTATGCCAAGGTGCTGGACATGGCCGCGGATTCGCTCAAGCGCTTTGCTACGGGCACCTACGCGTTCTGGTATCCCATCATTCCCCGCCCTGAAGCACACGACCTGCCCCGCCGCCTCAAGACGCTGGCCACCAAGGCTGGCAAGGGCTGGTTGCACGCCACGCTGACCGTCAAGAACAGCAAGCTGACCGAAAACGCCGCCGGAGAGGTCAAACGCCCCGGCCTTCCTGCCAGCGGCATGTTCCTGATCAACCCGCCCTTCACACTGAAAGCCGCCCTGAAAGACGCGCTGCCGCAAATGGCGGAGCTGCTGGCGCAGGACAAACACGCCACACACACGCTCGAATCAGGGAGCTGA
- the rplM gene encoding 50S ribosomal protein L13 — MTTTFSAKPAEVVHEWFVIDATDKVLGRVASEVALRLRGKHKAIYTPHVDTGDFIVIINAAQIKVTGTKSLDKVYYRHSGYPGGITATNFRDMQAKHPGRALEKAVKGMLPKGPLGYAMIKKLKVYGGAEHPHTAQQPKVLEI, encoded by the coding sequence ATGACTACTACTTTCAGCGCAAAGCCCGCTGAGGTTGTGCACGAGTGGTTTGTGATTGACGCGACCGACAAGGTCCTCGGACGAGTAGCCAGCGAAGTTGCTCTCCGTTTGCGCGGCAAACACAAGGCCATTTACACGCCTCACGTCGATACCGGTGACTTCATCGTCATCATCAACGCCGCCCAGATCAAGGTCACCGGCACCAAGTCCCTGGACAAGGTGTACTACCGTCACTCGGGTTACCCCGGCGGTATCACGGCCACGAACTTCCGCGACATGCAAGCCAAGCACCCCGGCCGCGCGCTGGAAAAGGCTGTCAAGGGCATGCTGCCCAAGGGTCCCCTTGGCTACGCGATGATCAAGAAACTCAAGGTGTACGGTGGTGCAGAGCATCCCCACACCGCCCAGCAGCCTAAAGTGCTGGAAATATAA
- a CDS encoding TlyA family RNA methyltransferase, whose translation MRADVFLVEAGHATTRSQAQRLIAAGVQWRLSPLSPWQKVSKNGDDIPSIAEVHLLDDAEAKYISRGGLKLEGALQVARVPVKGLRCLDVGQSTGGFTDCLLQQGAAQVIGVDVGHNQLHERMRSDLRVICVEGMNARSLTPQALQDACELSLSEVIETEEDNETQPEAPYSWMRNGGQVDEEYDDSNDAKDKDIENFKSERAARAKAREQGTLPVERRRRPECADADITPVFDVVTGDLSFISLTLVLPALVPLLAPSGDLLMLVKPQFELQPGQVGKGGIVRDESLYAVVEKRIRDCCAELGLAVVEWFESPIQGGDGNREFFIHARSAA comes from the coding sequence ATGCGCGCAGATGTTTTTTTGGTAGAGGCTGGTCATGCGACCACCCGCTCGCAAGCGCAGCGGCTCATTGCGGCAGGCGTGCAATGGCGACTGTCGCCTTTGTCCCCCTGGCAGAAGGTGTCCAAGAACGGCGACGATATTCCGTCCATCGCTGAGGTTCATCTGCTGGATGACGCTGAGGCCAAATACATTTCGCGCGGGGGGCTCAAGCTCGAAGGGGCTTTGCAAGTGGCTCGCGTACCGGTGAAGGGGTTGCGTTGCCTCGACGTGGGGCAGAGTACCGGTGGCTTCACGGATTGCCTGTTGCAACAGGGCGCGGCCCAGGTCATTGGCGTGGACGTGGGGCACAACCAGTTGCATGAGCGGATGCGCAGCGATCTGCGGGTGATCTGCGTGGAGGGCATGAACGCACGCTCCCTGACGCCGCAGGCACTGCAGGACGCCTGTGAACTGTCCCTGTCCGAAGTCATCGAGACCGAAGAGGACAACGAGACCCAGCCCGAGGCACCCTACAGCTGGATGCGCAATGGTGGGCAGGTGGACGAGGAGTACGACGACAGCAACGACGCCAAGGACAAGGACATCGAAAACTTCAAGTCCGAGCGCGCAGCCAGGGCCAAGGCGCGCGAGCAAGGCACGCTGCCGGTAGAGCGCCGCCGCCGACCCGAATGCGCCGATGCCGACATCACGCCAGTGTTTGATGTGGTGACGGGAGACCTGTCGTTCATCTCGCTCACTCTGGTCTTGCCCGCGCTGGTGCCCTTGTTGGCGCCGTCCGGTGACCTCCTCATGCTGGTCAAGCCGCAGTTCGAGCTGCAACCCGGGCAGGTGGGCAAGGGCGGCATCGTGCGCGACGAGTCTTTGTATGCGGTGGTAGAAAAGCGCATCCGCGACTGCTGTGCCGAGCTGGGCTTGGCCGTGGTGGAGTGGTTTGAGAGCCCCATCCAGGGGGGCGATGGCAACCGTGAATTCTTTATCCATGCAAGGAGCGCCGCATGA
- a CDS encoding polymer-forming cytoskeletal protein, translating into MFSRKKQPPIKSLIAQGTKIEGNVHFSEGMRIDGEVVGDIRAGAEQPSILVISETARVEGAVHADHVIINGQVLGPVHAGELLELQPKAQITGNVHYNALEMHQGAVIAGQLFPTAVLVEEKPPLKLASNSQ; encoded by the coding sequence ATGTTTTCGCGTAAGAAGCAGCCTCCCATCAAAAGCCTCATTGCTCAGGGCACGAAGATTGAGGGCAATGTGCATTTTTCCGAAGGCATGCGCATTGATGGAGAGGTTGTGGGGGATATCCGCGCGGGCGCTGAGCAGCCCAGCATCCTGGTGATCTCCGAGACCGCACGTGTCGAGGGGGCTGTGCATGCCGATCATGTGATCATCAATGGCCAGGTATTGGGCCCGGTGCATGCCGGTGAGTTGCTGGAGCTTCAGCCCAAAGCGCAGATCACGGGCAATGTGCACTACAACGCGCTGGAGATGCACCAGGGCGCCGTGATTGCGGGGCAGCTGTTCCCGACGGCGGTGCTGGTCGAGGAAAAGCCCCCACTGAAGTTAGCGTCAAACAGCCAGTGA
- the erpA gene encoding iron-sulfur cluster insertion protein ErpA: MSAVAENIQTEMPAPILFTDSAAAKVADLIAEEGNPDLKLRVFVQGGGCSGFQYGFTFDEITNEDDTTMTKNGVSLLIDAMSYQYLLGAEIDYKEDLQGAQFVIKNPNATTTCGCGSSFSA, translated from the coding sequence ATGAGCGCTGTTGCCGAAAACATCCAGACCGAAATGCCCGCCCCCATTCTGTTCACCGACAGCGCGGCGGCCAAGGTAGCGGACCTGATTGCCGAAGAAGGCAACCCCGACCTCAAGCTGCGCGTTTTTGTGCAGGGTGGCGGTTGCTCTGGCTTTCAGTACGGCTTTACCTTCGATGAAATCACCAACGAAGACGACACCACCATGACCAAGAATGGCGTGTCGCTGCTGATCGACGCCATGAGCTACCAGTATCTGCTGGGTGCCGAGATTGATTACAAGGAAGATCTGCAAGGTGCCCAGTTCGTGATCAAGAACCCGAACGCCACCACCACCTGCGGCTGTGGCTCCAGCTTTTCAGCCTGA
- a CDS encoding serine/threonine-protein kinase translates to MTESPRQAPASGVSHIDALPPGTRLAEFEILALLGVGGFGMVYKAFDHSLHRAVAIKEYMPSALAGRSEGQSLWVRSSADQQTFHAGLASFVDEARLLAQFDHPSLVKVFRFWEANNTAYMVMPLYSGMTFKQARTQMRTPPPEVWLRKLLWSVLDALRVLHDGSTLHRDISPDNIFLQDNGPPVLLDLGAARHAINDQDRKHTAVLKVNYAPIEQYSDGDEELRQGPWSDLYSLAAVMHGCLSNDTPLPATLRSIRDRMVSFSRIAKTVKRQFGVEYSAPFVAAISQSLALRPEDRPQSIDAFLQAMEMTSAPDDVQHFDFRAELGDIWVEPADQPGLDLLTPTVDVTSAPQVVAEMQAQARGGVDTAAVADDDDEARQAMGSGGDTVMLAGPDTVAADSGDTVFIDAGDTVAADDSRYDDLVNRGPHGMTSRHGGEHHSRPLERDVVRAAGKPVKTARRSPLVAGLVVAVVVLLASAAGLRWAQSSKAPRDDIITEMADRPAAIAAVDAAPVQTAASVPAADTPTPSGPEGVGAVAAAVASAPPPAFVAASAARVPPRTSKRVVAEPAAAPIVVREEFVPPPLRWWPNPNPSPHRRAPPHRRRPVPTPISCLALCVFIKNARNHRRRGSPFVWKTVAVTRPRSSAVARRPTRSGKDVAALCNRPLASVWGKFV, encoded by the coding sequence ATGACCGAAAGCCCCCGCCAAGCCCCAGCCAGTGGTGTCAGCCACATTGATGCGCTGCCGCCTGGCACCCGCTTGGCTGAGTTTGAGATCCTGGCGCTCCTGGGGGTCGGGGGGTTTGGCATGGTCTACAAGGCGTTTGACCATTCGCTGCACCGCGCCGTGGCGATCAAGGAGTACATGCCATCCGCCCTGGCTGGACGCTCCGAAGGGCAGTCACTGTGGGTGCGCTCCTCGGCCGATCAGCAGACCTTCCATGCCGGATTGGCCTCGTTTGTCGATGAGGCGCGTCTGCTGGCCCAGTTTGACCACCCGTCGCTGGTCAAGGTGTTCCGCTTCTGGGAGGCCAACAACACGGCCTATATGGTCATGCCGCTCTACAGTGGCATGACCTTCAAGCAGGCGCGCACGCAAATGCGCACACCGCCCCCGGAAGTCTGGTTGCGCAAACTGCTGTGGTCGGTGCTGGATGCTCTGAGGGTGCTGCATGACGGGAGTACCCTGCACCGCGACATATCGCCCGACAACATCTTTCTGCAGGACAACGGGCCTCCGGTGCTGCTGGATCTGGGGGCGGCCCGCCATGCGATCAATGACCAGGACCGCAAGCACACTGCCGTACTCAAGGTGAACTACGCGCCGATCGAGCAGTATTCGGATGGCGACGAAGAGTTGCGCCAGGGGCCCTGGAGCGACCTCTACTCGCTGGCTGCCGTCATGCACGGATGCCTGTCCAACGACACCCCATTGCCCGCCACCTTGCGCTCGATCCGGGACCGCATGGTGTCGTTCTCCCGGATCGCCAAAACCGTCAAGCGCCAGTTTGGCGTGGAGTATTCGGCGCCTTTTGTGGCCGCGATTTCCCAGTCTCTGGCGCTGCGGCCCGAAGACCGGCCGCAGAGCATCGATGCCTTTTTGCAGGCCATGGAGATGACTTCGGCGCCGGACGACGTTCAGCACTTTGACTTCCGGGCCGAGCTGGGTGACATCTGGGTGGAGCCCGCCGACCAACCGGGTCTCGATTTGCTCACGCCCACGGTGGACGTCACCTCTGCCCCGCAGGTCGTGGCCGAGATGCAAGCCCAGGCCAGGGGGGGAGTCGATACCGCCGCTGTGGCTGACGATGATGATGAGGCCCGGCAGGCAATGGGCAGTGGCGGAGACACTGTCATGCTCGCGGGGCCCGACACCGTGGCGGCCGATTCCGGGGACACCGTGTTCATTGATGCGGGGGACACCGTGGCGGCCGACGACTCGCGGTATGACGATCTGGTCAATCGCGGTCCGCATGGCATGACGTCGCGGCATGGCGGCGAGCATCATTCCCGACCGCTGGAGCGGGACGTCGTGCGTGCTGCAGGCAAACCCGTCAAAACCGCGCGGCGTTCGCCCCTCGTTGCGGGGCTGGTGGTGGCGGTTGTGGTGTTGCTGGCGTCTGCGGCTGGTTTGCGTTGGGCCCAGAGCAGCAAGGCCCCCCGTGATGACATCATTACCGAGATGGCCGACCGGCCGGCCGCCATAGCCGCAGTGGATGCCGCTCCGGTACAAACCGCTGCGAGCGTGCCTGCCGCAGACACCCCCACCCCATCTGGTCCGGAGGGGGTGGGGGCAGTCGCCGCTGCCGTGGCGTCTGCGCCACCTCCTGCCTTTGTGGCGGCCTCGGCGGCCCGTGTGCCCCCCCGCACCTCCAAACGTGTGGTGGCTGAGCCTGCGGCCGCGCCCATCGTGGTGCGAGAGGAGTTCGTTCCGCCCCCCCTCCGGTGGTGGCCGAACCCAAACCCAAGCCCGCACCGCCGCGCACCCCCTCACCGCAGGAGGCCTGTGCCGACGCCAATTTCCTGTCTCGCCCTATGTGTATTCATCAAGAATGCCAGAAACCATCGCAGGCGGGGCAGTCCATTTGTGTGGAAAACCGTCGCCGTTACGAGGCCGAGGAGCAGCGCCGTCGCCAGACGCCCTACTAGGAGCGGGAAGGATGTGGCGGCGCTTTGTAACAGGCCACTTGCGTCCGTGTGGGGCAAATTCGTATAA
- a CDS encoding DUF6776 family protein encodes MRFRLLRRRLTISAPRVAIRSALPWPFRWLALAVVLGFCAAVALWAFEFGKSIAGLDTVSSDEMLRMKTEITRLRDEGQEQQTVALTAESLLATERAAKESLMAQVRQLEIDNRTLREDLGFFEKLIPAAKTDGLAIRALQAEVLGGMQLRWQVLVIQAARNAPDFAGRLELVLAGTQDGKPWTQTQPPQGQPLQVKQYRRIEGVLDLPPNAVVKTVTARVLDGTSVRATQTMAME; translated from the coding sequence ATGCGTTTTCGCCTGCTTCGCCGCCGATTGACCATCAGTGCCCCCCGGGTGGCCATTCGCAGTGCCTTGCCTTGGCCGTTTCGCTGGTTGGCCTTGGCCGTGGTGCTGGGCTTTTGTGCTGCTGTGGCGCTGTGGGCGTTCGAATTTGGCAAATCCATCGCAGGGCTTGACACGGTCTCGAGCGACGAGATGCTCAGGATGAAGACCGAGATCACGCGCCTGCGCGACGAGGGCCAGGAGCAGCAAACCGTGGCGCTGACCGCCGAAAGCCTGCTCGCCACGGAGCGCGCAGCCAAGGAAAGCCTGATGGCGCAGGTACGGCAGCTCGAAATAGACAACCGGACGCTGCGTGAAGACCTGGGGTTTTTTGAGAAGCTCATTCCAGCGGCCAAGACCGACGGCCTGGCGATTCGGGCTCTGCAGGCCGAAGTGCTCGGTGGAATGCAACTGCGTTGGCAGGTGCTGGTCATCCAGGCGGCCCGCAACGCACCAGACTTTGCGGGCCGCCTGGAGTTGGTGCTGGCGGGTACCCAGGATGGCAAGCCCTGGACGCAGACCCAGCCCCCCCAGGGACAGCCGCTTCAGGTCAAACAATATCGCCGTATTGAGGGCGTCCTCGATCTGCCTCCCAATGCCGTGGTAAAAACCGTCACCGCGCGGGTGCTGGATGGTACGAGTGTCCGCGCCACGCAAACCATGGCAATGGAGTAG
- the ahcY gene encoding adenosylhomocysteinase → MNARVNAPVNTDCIIADIGLAAWGRKEIRIAETEMPGLMAIREEFAAKQALKGARITGSLHMTIQTAVLIETLQALGAEVRWASCNIFSTQDHAAAAIAAAGTPVFAIKGETLTEYWDYTHRIFDFGPAGSEGEGPNLILDDGGDATLLMHLGKRAEKDASLIANPTSEEETCLFASIKAKLAVDPTWYSRKSAQIIGVTEETTTGVHRLKEMSAKGSLMFRAINVNDSVTKSKFDNLYGCRESLVDGIKRATDVMIAGKVACVAGYGDVGKGSAQALRALSAQVWVTEIDPINALQAAMEGYKVVTMEYAADKADIFVTTTGNKDVITHDHMKAMKDQAIVCNIGHFDNEIQVASLEQYEWEEIKPQVDHVIFPDGKRIILLAKGRLVNLGCGTGHPSFVMSSSFANQTIAQIELFTHSDFYENGKVYVLPKHLDEKVARLHLKKVGAMLTELSDEQAAYIGVPKQGPYKPDTYRY, encoded by the coding sequence ATGAACGCACGCGTCAACGCCCCGGTCAACACCGACTGCATCATTGCCGACATCGGCCTGGCCGCCTGGGGCCGCAAGGAAATCCGCATCGCCGAAACGGAGATGCCCGGCCTGATGGCCATTCGCGAGGAATTCGCTGCCAAGCAGGCGCTCAAGGGCGCCCGCATCACTGGCAGCCTGCACATGACCATCCAGACGGCGGTGCTGATCGAGACCCTGCAAGCCCTGGGTGCCGAGGTGCGCTGGGCTTCTTGCAACATCTTCTCCACGCAAGACCACGCTGCCGCTGCGATCGCCGCTGCCGGCACGCCCGTGTTCGCTATCAAGGGCGAAACCCTGACCGAATACTGGGATTACACCCACCGCATTTTTGACTTCGGCCCCGCAGGCAGCGAAGGCGAAGGCCCCAACCTGATCCTGGATGATGGCGGCGACGCCACGCTTCTGATGCACCTGGGCAAGCGCGCCGAAAAGGACGCCTCCCTGATCGCCAACCCCACCAGCGAAGAAGAAACCTGCCTGTTCGCCTCCATCAAGGCCAAGCTGGCCGTGGACCCGACCTGGTACAGCCGCAAGAGCGCCCAGATCATCGGCGTGACCGAAGAGACCACGACAGGCGTGCATCGTCTGAAGGAAATGTCGGCCAAGGGCTCGCTGATGTTCCGCGCGATCAACGTGAACGATTCGGTGACCAAGAGCAAGTTCGACAACCTGTACGGTTGCCGTGAATCGCTGGTGGATGGCATCAAGCGCGCCACCGATGTGATGATTGCGGGCAAGGTGGCTTGCGTGGCCGGCTACGGCGACGTGGGCAAGGGCAGTGCCCAGGCCCTGCGTGCCCTGTCTGCCCAAGTGTGGGTGACCGAGATCGACCCCATCAACGCCCTGCAGGCCGCGATGGAGGGCTACAAGGTCGTGACCATGGAATACGCCGCCGACAAGGCCGACATCTTCGTGACCACCACCGGCAACAAGGATGTGATCACCCACGACCACATGAAGGCCATGAAGGACCAGGCCATCGTCTGCAACATCGGCCACTTCGACAACGAGATCCAGGTCGCGTCGCTCGAACAGTACGAGTGGGAAGAGATCAAGCCCCAGGTGGACCACGTGATCTTCCCGGACGGCAAGCGCATCATCCTGCTGGCCAAGGGCCGTCTGGTGAATCTGGGCTGTGGCACCGGCCACCCCAGCTTCGTGATGTCGTCGAGCTTTGCCAACCAGACCATTGCCCAGATTGAGTTGTTCACGCACAGCGACTTCTACGAAAACGGCAAGGTCTACGTGCTGCCCAAGCACCTGGACGAAAAGGTGGCGCGTCTGCACCTGAAGAAGGTCGGCGCGATGCTGACCGAGTTGAGTGACGAACAAGCCGCCTACATCGGCGTGCCCAAGCAAGGCCCTTACAAGCCTGATACCTACCGGTATTGA